Genomic DNA from Acidimicrobiales bacterium:
TTCCTCCGGCGCTGGTGGACAGCACGTCAACACCACCGACTCGGCCGTGCGTCTCACCCACCTACCGACTGGCATCGTCGTTTCGATGCAAGACGAGAAGAGCCAACTCCAGAACCGGGCTCGAGCCATGGTGGTGCTGCGTTCCCGGCTGCTGCAGCTCGAGCAGGACAAGGCGGCTGCCGCTGCGTCGGAGACCCGCAAGGGACAGGTGGGTGGCGGCGGACGCTCCGAGAAGATCCGGACGTACAACTTCAAGGAGAATCGGGTCACCGATCACCGGATCGGACTGACCGTGTACAAGCTCGAACGGGTCCTTGCCGGTGAGCTCGACGAGATCAGCGATGCGCTCGTGCACGACGAGCGGACCCGACAGCTCCAGGCCGAGGCCGATGACGATGCGTGACCCCGCCGACCTCGACGGTGTTGCCGGCTCGAGCGACGGCGTCGACGAGCTCGAAGGAACGATCACCTGGCGTGCCCTGCTCGCCGAGACCGAGCAGCGCTTGCAGCGCGCCGGTGTCGCTGATGCGTCGATCAGCGCTCGGCGCATCATCGAGGAGGCGTCCGGTTTCGAGGGAGCGGGCCTGGCCGCCGGGTTGAGCGAACGAGCGACCACACGAGGTGTCGCCCGGCTCGACCAGATGGTCGAACGCCGTTCCGACGGCGAGCCGCTCCAGTACGTCGTCGGACGCTGGGGCTTTCGCCACCTCGATCTGATGGTCGATCGGCGGGTGCTGATCCCGCGTCCCGAGACCGAGATCGTTGCCGAACGGGCGCTTGCCGAGTTGCGGCGGCTGAGTGCAGCCGGGCCGACGGTTGCCGTCGACCTCGGTACCGGCAGCGGCGCCCTCGGGCTGTCGCTGGCGCGAGAACATGCCACCACCGACGTGTGGATCACCGACGTCTCGGCCGATGCGCTCGATGTCGCTCGGGCCAACCTGGCCGGGCTCGGACGATACGGGTCGAGGGTTCGAGTCGCCGAAGGCTGGTGGTTCGCTGCGCTGCCGATCGATCTGGTTGGTCAGATCGCCGTGATCGTGTCGAACCCGCCGTACGTCGCAGTCTCGGAGGCGCTGCCCGACGAAGTGGCCGATTGGGAGCCGCAAGGAGCCCTGATCGCCGATGCCGATGGGTTCGCGGCCTACGAGGTCCTGATCGGCGAAGCGCCTCGCTGGTTGATGGGCGGTGGCGCACTGGTCCTCGAGAGCGCGCCTCACCAGGTCGAACGACTGGGCGACATGGCGTCAGCCGAGTTCGTCGATGTCGAAGCGTTCCGTGATCTCAGCGGCCGGCCCCGAGGCATCGTGGCCCGCACCGCCACCGGCGGCTGACAACATCGCCACCGGCGACGAAAGCAACGGCCACGGCGGCCGACGGCAACCGCCACTCGTGGCTGGGCACCGAACGGCTTTCCCGACTCCGCGGTCACCGCTACGATCATCCCGCCTGGTGCGGCGCGCGGCCCAACCAGCCTGCGAGAGGTCTCCATGTTCGGACGTAACAACAAGCTCGATGTCGATTGGCTCAGCAAGCACTCGTTCTTCGATTCGTTCTCGGCCGCCCAGGTCGAACAGATCGCCGAACTCGGTCACCGGGTCGACGCCGACCCCGGCGCCGAGCTCACCGATCAGGGGCGCTTCGGTGATGTCTGCTACCTGATCATCGAGGGCACGGCCAACGTGTTGATGCGGGGCGAGTACGTCGCCACGGTCGGTCCGGGCACGATGGTCGGCGAGATGGCGCTGCTCGAGCATCGGCCTCGCAATGCCACCGTGGTCGCCGAGACCGACATGGTGCTCGTGTCGTTCGGCACCAAGGAGTTCCGCAAGATCCTCGACGACAACCCCGATCTGCGTGAGCGGGTCCACGCCCTCCTCGTCGCTCGCGAACGGGACAACAGCGCCCGAGGCTGATTCCCGGGGCGGTCCCGGCGATACCCTCGCTTCCGTCGCCTGACGAGGAGCAATCCGATGAACATCGCTGTGGGGTCCGACCACGCCGGCTTTCGGCTGAAGGCCGTGATCGCCGCTCACCTCGCCGAACGAGGTCATCACGCGCTCGATCTGGGCACCGACTCGGCGGATTCGGTCGACTACCCGGACTACGGTGCCGCCGTCGCACGGGCCGTCGTGGCGGGCGAGGCCGATCTTGGCATCGCCGTGTGCGGGAGTGGCATCGGGATCTGCATGGCGGCCTCGAAAGTGCCCGGCGCTCGCGCCGCCACGGTGCATGACGTCACGTCCGCCCGCATGTCACGGTTGCACAACGACGCAAACGTGATGTGTCTGGGCGAACGCTTCACCGGTGAACAGGTCGCGCTCGACGCCGTCGACGCGTTCCTCACCACCGAGTTCGAAGGCGGCCGCCACCAGCGGCGCGTCGACAAGATCATGGCGCTCGACGTCGTCACCACCACCATCTCCGAGGAGACCCACTGATGTCCTGGCCCGTTGTGAACGACACTGCGTACCAGCAACTCGAAGCAGCCGAGATCGAGCGCCAGAACACTGGCCTCCAGCTGATCGCATCGGAGAACTTCGCGTCGCCGGCTGTGATGGCCGCCACCGGATCTGTCTTCACGAACAAGTACTCCGAGGGGTACCCCGGACGCCGCTACTACGGTGGCAACGGAGTGGTCGACCAGGTCGAGAGCCTCGCCATCGAGCGAGTCTGCGAGCTCTTCGGTGCCGACCACGCCAACGTGCAACCGCACTCGGGGGCCAACGCCAACATGGCCGTCTACCAGGCGGTCCTCGAGCCCGGTGACACCGTGCTCGGGTTGCGGCTCGACCACGGCGGTCACCTCACGCATGGCTCACCCGTCAACGCCTCGGGTTTGATGTACGACTTCGTCGGTTACGGGCTCACGCCGTCCGACGAGCGCCTCGACATGGAACAGGTGCGGAGCCTGGCCATCGAGCACCAGCCGAAACTGATCGTGGCGGGTGCCACCGCCTACTCGCGCATCATCGATCCCGAGGCCTTCCGATCGATCGCCGACGAGGTCGGTGCCCTGTTGATGTTCGACGCCGCACACATCGCCGGCCTGATCGTCGCCGGCGTGCACCCGAACCCCACGCCCTTCTGCGACATCGTCACCTTCACCACGCACAAGACGCTGCGCGGTCCGCGCGGTGGCTGCATCCTGTCGACCGAGGCGCTGAGCAAGCAGATCGACAAGGCGATCTTCCCCGGTCAACAGGGCGGTCCCCAGGAGCACTCGATCGCAGCGAAGGCGGTGGCGTTCGCCGAAGCGGCAACCGATGAGTTCAAGTCCTACGGCGCACAGATCGTCGCCAATGCGCAGGCGCTGGCGTCGTCCCTCGGAAACGAGGGATTCCGGATCGTGTCCGGCGGCACCGACAACCACCTCATGCTGGTCGACCTCCGTCCCTTCGACGAGGAACTGACGGGCAAAGAGGCGCAGGCGGTGCTGGACGACGCAGGGATCACCCTCAACAAGAACTCGATCCCTGACGACCCTCGCTCGCCGTTCGTCACCTCGGGCATCCGGATCGGGACCCCGGCGGTCACGACCCAGGGCATGACCGAGCCGCAGATGGCCGAGATCGGCTCGCTGATCGCTCGATCCCTGCGGTCACGGACCGACGCCGCCGCTGTCGCCGAGATCCGCGGCGAAGTTGCCGCACTCTGTCGGCCGTTTGCCCCCTACCCCGAAGCGATTGCGGGCTAGCCTCGGCGTCCATGCCGTGGAGCCCGCAGATGCAGCGTCTGACCGCGGGCGCCACCTGTTCGCCAGAACGTGTTCGGCGGCGAGGCGTCCCTCTCCGTCCCCATGCCGCGGGTCATCGTGCGTCCTGATCTGAGTTCCTACGTCGTGGTGATGATCGTGGCGTTCGCGGTCACGGTCATGACGGTGCCGCTCTTCCGCGTGCTCGCCGTGGCCCGCGGATTGGTGGTGGAGCCCGACGAGCGTCGTGCCCACGAGCGACCGACGGCGACCCTGGGCGGTGGGGCGATGTTTCTGGGCTTCGCCGCCGGGTTCGGGCTTGCCTGGTACAGCGGCTGGTTCCCCGGATTGTTCGGCAATTCGACCGAGCCCTTCGGCGTGCTGGCCGCCGCCACGCTTGCCTATGTGGTCGGGGTGACCGATGACATCCGCGAGATCTCGGCGCCGGCCAAGACCGCCGGACTGGTGCTGGTCGGCACGTTGCTCGTCCTCGGTGGTACCAACATCTTCTGGTTCCGGGTGCCGTTCCTCGATCTCTTCCTCCTCGCCCCCGACTTCAGCTACTTGCTGACCGTGATCTGGGTGCTGGGGATGGCAAACGCCGTCAACTTCATCGACGGCCTCGACGGTCTGGCCGCCGGCATCATGGGCATCGGGGCCATTGCGTTCTTCTTGTACTCGCTCGAACTGGGTGCCGCCGGTGTCCTGTCGCCACAGAGCCTCGGCCCACTCATCGCCGCCCTCGTGTTCGGCATCTGCGCCGGCTTCCTCCCCTGGAACGCACATCCGGCGAAGATCTTCATGGGCGACGGCGGATCGCTCCTGCTCGGTTGTCTCATGGCGGCGTCCACCGTCGCCGTCGGCGGTCGTACCGAAGAAGCCTTCAGCGGGCAGGCGTTCTTCTTCTATGCACCCCTGCTGATCCCGTTGGTGATCCTCGGCGTGCCCATGGTGGACACCGCGTTCGCCATCATCCGGCGCGCCTCGCGCCGCCAGGGCATCGCCACTGCCGACCGAGACCATCTCCACCATCGACTGATCCGGCTCGGTCACGGCCATCGGCGTAGCGTGCTGATCCTCTGGGCGTGGACCGCGCTGTTGTCGGCGATCGTGTTGTGGCCGGTGTACAACGAGGGCGAAGGCGATGCCGTCGTACCGATCGGCGTGATCGGGATGGCGATCCTGCTGTTCGTTTCCCTGCATCCGGGATTCACGTCGAGCGACGACGCCGAATTGTTCGACGATCCGCCGCTGCCGTCGAAGCCGTCGGCATCGGCCGCCGACCAGGGCATGAATCCGGCGGTGGTGCCGTTCGCTGCGCGCCGAGCGCGGTCGGCTTCCGACGCCGATGGGGCAGATGCCGATGCCATGACCACGCGACGTAGTGAGATACACGACCCAAGAGCGGGCTGAGAGGTTGCAACGACGAGCCCGGACACATATGGTTCTGGCCGGTCGGGCAGCGAGGCTCGGCTTTTGACGTGAGACCTTCCGTGGACGCCAAGCAGCCAGCCCTGACCGAACAACTCCACTCGAGCAACGGTTCCCTCGAACTGGTGCTGTCGGCAGTCCTGTTCGGATTGATCGGCCTGTGGCTCGACAACAAGCTCGGGACCACCCCGATCTTCCTGCTCGTGTTCACCTTCCTCGGGTTCGCCGGTGCGGCGATCTCTGTCTACTACCGATATCGCCACGACATCGCGCGCCTCGAGGCCCAGCGCGACGCCGCCCGGCTCGACGCCCAGCAGGTCACCGCGCAAGTCGCGGCACGCCAGGCCGACGAGGCGAACGCATGAGCGCCGCCACGGCGACGCCGATCATCGATCGACTCGATGGGCCGTCGCCGGCCGCCGAGGTCGCGATCGACATGGTCAAGCGAGGCCTTCCCTTCGTCCCGCTGGGTGTGCTCGTCGGCGCCGGTTTCGCCGGCACCAACGGTGCCTGGTCGGTGGCGTTCGGCATGGGCCTCATCCTCGTGAACTTCTTGCTGTCAGCATTCCTGCTCGGCTGGGCCGCTCGCATTTCCTTCGCCCTCGTCGCCTCCGCTGCACTCGGCGGCTATGTGATGCGCCTCGGGCTGATCTTCGCCGCTGTTTGGCTGGTGAAAGACCAATCATGGGTCGCCATGGTCCCCCTCGGCGTTACGATCATCGTCACGCACTTGGGATTGCTCGTGTGGGAGCTTCGATTCATTTCGGCCTCGCTCGCGTTCCCCGGCCTGAAGCCCCGTACGTCACAGTCTCGCAAGTCAGGTCGTCCGGTTGCTGCCGGCCGCCGCTGAAGTCCAACCCCTTCAAGGAGTACCTCAGGTGTTCGCCCTGGAATTCCCGCCGATCGAAAACCTCGTGGAGTGGCCCGCCTATTTCGGCGAAGGCACCATCTTCGAATTCAACAAGATCGCGCTGATCAGCGTCCTGGCCGTGGTCATCCCGACCCTGCTGTTCCTGCTCTCGAAGAAGGAACTGGTCCCCAGCGGACTGCAGAACATCGTCGAGAGCACCGTCGGCTTCGTCGACAAGCAGGTCGTGCAGTCGGCCATCGGCCCTGACGGCAGCAAGTACCTGCCGCTGCTGCTGAGCATCTTCCTCTTCGTCTTCTTCGGCAACATCTTCGAGGTCATCCCCACGTTCCAGATGCCGGCGAACGCCCGTATGGCCAACCCGGTCATTCTCGCCCTCGTGGCGTGGGCCACCTTCATCGCCGTCGGCGTGAAGGCCCAGGGCGTCGGTGGCTTCCTCAAGTCGTCGCTCTTCCCCCCGGGTGTGCCGAAGGCGCTGTACGTCCTCGTGACCCCGATCGAGTTCCTCTCGACCTTCTTGCTCCGGCCCTTCGGCCTGGCGGTCCGTCTCTTCGCCAACATGCTCGCCGGGCACATCCTGCTCGTCACCTTCGGCGTGCTGTGCATCGCCCTGTGGCAGAAGACGGCGCTCATCGCCGTGCTGCCCTTCAGCTTCGCCACCCTCGTCGCCCTGACCGGCTTCGAGATCATGGTCTCCCTCATCCAGGCCTTCGTGTTCAGCCTTCTGACCGCGGTGTACATCTCGCTGTCACGCAGCGCTCACCACTGATCGCCGGTTTGAACCGCTCGACGCCTCCGGTCGCCGAGCGAACCGCAAGTCGTCCACCCGTTCGTCCAATTTCTCGCCTCCGGGCAGAACAGCAACGCTTCGCACCGAAGCAACTTTGAAACAGGAGAGCATCATCCAATGAGCGCCCTTGCTACCACTGCAGCTCACATCATCGAGATCGCTGCTGACGCAGCAACCGACACCGCTGACGCGGACAAGGCAACGGCTGGCGCCTCCAGCGCCGGTTTCGCCTACGGTCTCGCCGCCATCGGCCCGGGTATCGGCATCGGTTACCTCGTTGGTCAGGCCGTGCAGGCCATGGCTCGTCAGCCCGAGTCGGCCGGTCAGGTCCAGACCACCATGTTCCTTGGTATCGCCTTCACCGAGGCGCTCGCCCTCATCGGCTTCGTGGTCTTCATTCTGCTCAAGTTCGCCTGAGGAGTCAGCCTGTGCTCACTCTTCTCGCCACCGAGGCAGGGGAAGAGGCGGCTGAAGCCGCCGCCAACCCGATTCTGCCCACCAGCAACGAGCTCTTCTGGGGCGCGGTGTGTTTCTTCACGCTGTGGGCCCTGGTGAAGTTCGTGCTGCTTCCTCCTGTGAAGCAGATCATGGATCAGCGAGCCGATACCGTTCGCGCCGACCTCGACGCTGCCGACCAAGCTCGGGCAACGGCGGGATCGGCCGCATCGGAGGTCCAGGACCAGTTGGTCGACGTTCGTGCCGAGGCAGCTGCCGTGGTCGACGCCGCCCGTGCCGAAGCCGACGTCGAGGTGCAGCAGATCCTTGCTGCCGCCGAGGCCGAGGCCGAGGTCATCCGGTCCGAAGCCAACGCCGAGATCGAAGCCGCACGCTCCCAGGCCCTGGCCGGTGTGCAGCCCCAGATCGCGGCGCTCGCCAGCCAAGCCGCATCCCGTGTGATGGATCGCAACATCGACGCCGCTGCCGCGCAGCCCGCCGTGACGCGATTCCTCGAGAGCTCGAACTGAGGTCGACATGCTGAGTCTGTTTGCATCAGAGGCACCGAACGGTGTTCACCTTGCGGGTGACATCAACGAGGTCATCTGGGGCTCACTCGCCTTCTGCGTGCTGATGATCCCCATCCTGACCAAGGGTGTCCCGGCCATCAAGAAGGCCATGAACGGTCGCACCGCTCGCATTCGTGCCGAGCTGGCCGAGGCCCAGGCCGCCAAGGCCGAGGCCCAGTCGGTCCTGTCGGCCTCCACCGCCGACCTGCCCGATGTCGACGCCGAGGCCGATCGTCTGCGCCGGGAGGCCACCGAGACCGCGGCCCGCCTGAAGACCGACATGGTCGCCAAGGCTCACGCCGACGCAGCTGCGCTCAAGGCGCGTGCGGCGGCCGATGCCGAGAACGGCAAGCGCCAAGCGCTCGCCGACATCACCGAAGAAGTGGCTCGCCTCACCCGCGGTGCCACCGAAGCGGTCGTCACCGACTCGCTCGATGCCCAAGCGCACGCTGACCTCATCGAGTCCTACATCAACCAGGTCGGCCAGCTCGCCCGGAGCTGACCCACCCGCCGACCCCCACCCGGAGCTCACGACATGTCTGACTCAACCGCTGGTTACGCCGACGCCCTCCTGGCCGTCGCCCAGGCCGACGGCAACCTCGAAGTCGTCAAGAGCGAACTCGCCGAGTTCGCCCGTGCCGCCGATGGCAACGACGACCTTCGCTCGACCCTTGGCAACAACCTGCTGCCCGCGGCCGTTCGTGGTCAGATCGTCGACGACCTCCTGGGGAATGCGGCGAGCACCACCCGAGCCCTGGTTGGCATGATCGTCACCTCCGGCCGTGGCAGCCAGCTCTCCGAGATCGTGAACGCCTTCGTCGAGAAGGCCGCGTCGGGAGCAGGCAAGAAGGTTGCCACCGTCCGAACCGCTGTTCCGCTCACCGACGATCAGCACGCCCGCCTCGAGCAGGCGTTGAAGACCCAAACCGGTGGCGACGTCGAACTCCAGGTCGTCGTCGACCCCTCTGTTGTCGGCGGCGCCGTCACCACCATCGGTGACGCCGTGATCGACGGCTCGCTCCGTACCCGCCTGAACAAGATGCGCGAAGTTCTGTAGGCGCCAAGAACCTGTTAGAGGAAGAACACTTACATGGCACTTTCGTTTGACCCAGCCGACATCACCTCGGCCCTGCAGAAGAACCTCGATGCGTTCCAGGCCGATCTGTCGTCCAAGACCGTCGGTCGAGTGATCGAAGTCGGCGACGGCATCGCCCGCGTGAGCGGCCTGCCCGACGCCGCCGTGAACGAGATCCTTCGCTTCGAGGACGGCACCGTGGGCCTGGCCCTCAACCTCGACGAGGACTCCATCGGCGCCGTGGTGCTCGGCGACGTCGACGCCATCCAGGAAGGTCAGTCGGTCGAGTCCACCGGCCAGATTCTCTCCATCCCCGTCGGTGACGGCGTGCTCGGCCGTGTGCTCAACGTGCTCGGTGAGCCGATCGACGGCCGGGGCCCGCTCGACAACGTGCAGCCCCGACGCATGGAGATCCAGGCACCCGGCATCACCGGCCGCAAGCCGGTGCACGAGCCGATGCAGACCGGCATCAAGGCCGTCGACTCGCTCATCCCGATCGGTCGTGGGCAGCGAGAGCTGATCATCGGCGACCGCAAGACCGGCAAGACCACCGTCGCCATCGACACGATCCTGGCTCAGAAGGGCCTCGGCGTGAAGTGCGTCTACGTCGCCATCGGCCAGAAGGCCTCCACGGTCGCCCAGACCGTCGAGATCCTCCGTGGTTTCGGCGCCATGGACTACACCGTGGTCGTGGTCGCCGCCGCCGGCGACCCGGCGCCGTTCAAGTACCTCGCTCCCTACTCCGGTTGCGCCATGGGCCAGCACTGGATGGAGAACGGCGAGCATGCCCTTGCCGTCTACGACGACCTCTCCAAGCAGGCCGAGGCGTACCGCCAGGTGTCGCTCCTGCTGCGTCGCCCGCCAGGGCGTGAGGCCTTCCCCGGCGACGTCTTCTACCTCCACAGCCGCCTGCTCGAGCGTGCCGCCAAGCTCTCCGACGAGAACGGCGCCGGTTCACTCACCGCCCTCCCCGTCATCGAGACCAAGGCCGGCGACGTCTCCGCCTTTATCCCCACCAACGTGATCTCGATCACTGATGGCCAGATCTACCTCCAGGACGACCTCTTCAAGTCCGGTATCCGACCGGCCGTCGACGTGGGTATCTCGGTGTCCCGAGTGGGCTCCGCTGCCCAGATCAAGGCCATGAAGTCGGCTGTCGGTACCCTCAAGTCCGACCTCCAGCAGTTCCGTGAACTCGCTGCCTTCGCGGCCTTCGGTTCCGACCTCGACGCCGTGTCGCAGCAGCAGCTCGACCGTGGCTATCGCCTCACCGAGCTCCTCAAGCAGGGCATCAACACCCCGTACCCGGTGCAGGACCAGGTCGTGGTGCTCTACGCCGGCACCCGCGGCTACCTCGACAAGATCGATGTCGCCGATGTGGCCCGCTACGAGTCCGGTCTGCTGGAGTGGTTCCGCAGCCGTCACGCCGACCAGCTCGCCCACATCGTGGAAAAGGGCAGTGTCGCCGACGAGGAGGCCCTCGAGGCCGCCATCGCCGCCTACACCGACCAGTTCGCCGGATCGGTCACCACCACCGAAGCCCCCGAGGCCACGGACCAGGGCGCAGCGACCTCCACGATGGTCGACGCTGCCAACACCCTGCCCGAGGCCGACGTGAGCCGAGTCAAGGACTGATCGCCGATGCCAGGTGGAGCCGAGCGAATTCTTCGCCGCCGTATCGGCAGTGTGAAGAACACCAAGAAGATCACCCGTGCTCAGGAGCTGATCGCTGCCACTCGTGTGGCGCAGGCGCAGCGCCGAGCGGCGGCTGCTCGCCCCTACTCCGAGCAGCTCACCGGAGTGATCGAGAACCTCGCCGCCGGCGGGGCATCGGTCGACCACCCGTTGCTGCGACAGGCCGAGAAGGTCGAGCGTGTGGCCTTCGTGGTCTGCGCTGGTGACCGCGGCTTTGCCGGTCCTTACAACGCTCAGGTCTTCCGTGCCGCCGAGCGCGAGATCCAAGCGGTTCGAGCCGAAGGCGGCTCCTACGAGCTGATCAGTGTCGGCAAGAAGACCGCCGACTACTTCGCCTTCCGGGGTTTCGAGATCAACACCCATTTCGAAGGCTTCACCGCCAATCCCAGCTTCGAGAACGCACGAGCCATTGCTCGCCGAGTTCGTGAGCTGTTCGACACCGGCTCGGTCGATCAGGTCGAACTGATCTACACCGAGTTCGTCTCCATCGGCACCCAGAACGCTGTGGTCCGGCGCTTCCTGCCCCTCGAGTCGACCGAGACCATCGCCACCGCCGGTGGTGGCGACGCCGCTGCGCTCGCCAGCTACGCCTTCGAGCCCTCCCCCGAGGGGGTACTCGAAGACCTGCTCCCTCGCTACGTCGAGGCCCGGCTCTTCACGGCACTGCTCGACGCTGCGGCATCCGAGCACGCCAACCGGCAGCGAGCCATGAAGGCCGCCACCGAGAACGCCGAAGAGCTCATCATCAAGCTTTCGCGGATCATGAACCGTGCCCGCCAGGAAGCCATCACCACCGAAATCATGGAGATCGTCTCGGGTGCGGAATCGCTCAGCGCCGACCAGACCGACGACGACGACCTCCTTCTCGACCACCTGCAGCCGTTGCAGATGTTTCCCGAACACCTCGGGCGACACGAGCACCGCCATCCTCACGACTAGACAGCACCCAGGAGCATCGCACCCATGACTGCCACCGAACCGCAGCTCAAAGACGGCCGAATCGTCGGCATCGCCGGCCCTGTGGTCGACGTCGAATTCCCCCCGGATTCGCTGCCCAAGATCAACACCGCCATCGAGTTCGATGTCGACGTCGCCGGTGAGACCACCGTCGTGCGAGCCGAGGTCGCCCAGCAGCTGGGAGACTCGCGAGTCCGCGCCGTCGCCATGAAGCCGACCGATGGTCTGCGTCGTGGCACCACGGTCCGCAACCTCGGCCACGGCATCACCGTGCCGGTCGGCGACGTCACCCTCGGCCACATCTGGAACGTGATTGGCGAGCCGCTCGACGTGCCGGCCGACTCGCTCGACATCAAAGAACGGTGGG
This window encodes:
- the atpA gene encoding F0F1 ATP synthase subunit alpha, giving the protein MALSFDPADITSALQKNLDAFQADLSSKTVGRVIEVGDGIARVSGLPDAAVNEILRFEDGTVGLALNLDEDSIGAVVLGDVDAIQEGQSVESTGQILSIPVGDGVLGRVLNVLGEPIDGRGPLDNVQPRRMEIQAPGITGRKPVHEPMQTGIKAVDSLIPIGRGQRELIIGDRKTGKTTVAIDTILAQKGLGVKCVYVAIGQKASTVAQTVEILRGFGAMDYTVVVVAAAGDPAPFKYLAPYSGCAMGQHWMENGEHALAVYDDLSKQAEAYRQVSLLLRRPPGREAFPGDVFYLHSRLLERAAKLSDENGAGSLTALPVIETKAGDVSAFIPTNVISITDGQIYLQDDLFKSGIRPAVDVGISVSRVGSAAQIKAMKSAVGTLKSDLQQFRELAAFAAFGSDLDAVSQQQLDRGYRLTELLKQGINTPYPVQDQVVVLYAGTRGYLDKIDVADVARYESGLLEWFRSRHADQLAHIVEKGSVADEEALEAAIAAYTDQFAGSVTTTEAPEATDQGAATSTMVDAANTLPEADVSRVKD
- a CDS encoding cyclic nucleotide-binding domain-containing protein, whose product is MFGRNNKLDVDWLSKHSFFDSFSAAQVEQIAELGHRVDADPGAELTDQGRFGDVCYLIIEGTANVLMRGEYVATVGPGTMVGEMALLEHRPRNATVVAETDMVLVSFGTKEFRKILDDNPDLRERVHALLVARERDNSARG
- the atpE gene encoding ATP synthase F0 subunit C codes for the protein MSALATTAAHIIEIAADAATDTADADKATAGASSAGFAYGLAAIGPGIGIGYLVGQAVQAMARQPESAGQVQTTMFLGIAFTEALALIGFVVFILLKFA
- a CDS encoding MraY family glycosyltransferase, whose translation is MRPDLSSYVVVMIVAFAVTVMTVPLFRVLAVARGLVVEPDERRAHERPTATLGGGAMFLGFAAGFGLAWYSGWFPGLFGNSTEPFGVLAAATLAYVVGVTDDIREISAPAKTAGLVLVGTLLVLGGTNIFWFRVPFLDLFLLAPDFSYLLTVIWVLGMANAVNFIDGLDGLAAGIMGIGAIAFFLYSLELGAAGVLSPQSLGPLIAALVFGICAGFLPWNAHPAKIFMGDGGSLLLGCLMAASTVAVGGRTEEAFSGQAFFFYAPLLIPLVILGVPMVDTAFAIIRRASRRQGIATADRDHLHHRLIRLGHGHRRSVLILWAWTALLSAIVLWPVYNEGEGDAVVPIGVIGMAILLFVSLHPGFTSSDDAELFDDPPLPSKPSASAADQGMNPAVVPFAARRARSASDADGADADAMTTRRSEIHDPRAG
- the atpF gene encoding F0F1 ATP synthase subunit B, with translation MLTLLATEAGEEAAEAAANPILPTSNELFWGAVCFFTLWALVKFVLLPPVKQIMDQRADTVRADLDAADQARATAGSAASEVQDQLVDVRAEAAAVVDAARAEADVEVQQILAAAEAEAEVIRSEANAEIEAARSQALAGVQPQIAALASQAASRVMDRNIDAAAAQPAVTRFLESSN
- the prmC gene encoding peptide chain release factor N(5)-glutamine methyltransferase, giving the protein MRDPADLDGVAGSSDGVDELEGTITWRALLAETEQRLQRAGVADASISARRIIEEASGFEGAGLAAGLSERATTRGVARLDQMVERRSDGEPLQYVVGRWGFRHLDLMVDRRVLIPRPETEIVAERALAELRRLSAAGPTVAVDLGTGSGALGLSLAREHATTDVWITDVSADALDVARANLAGLGRYGSRVRVAEGWWFAALPIDLVGQIAVIVSNPPYVAVSEALPDEVADWEPQGALIADADGFAAYEVLIGEAPRWLMGGGALVLESAPHQVERLGDMASAEFVDVEAFRDLSGRPRGIVARTATGG
- the rpiB gene encoding ribose 5-phosphate isomerase B, with amino-acid sequence MNIAVGSDHAGFRLKAVIAAHLAERGHHALDLGTDSADSVDYPDYGAAVARAVVAGEADLGIAVCGSGIGICMAASKVPGARAATVHDVTSARMSRLHNDANVMCLGERFTGEQVALDAVDAFLTTEFEGGRHQRRVDKIMALDVVTTTISEETH
- the atpH gene encoding ATP synthase F1 subunit delta; the protein is MSDSTAGYADALLAVAQADGNLEVVKSELAEFARAADGNDDLRSTLGNNLLPAAVRGQIVDDLLGNAASTTRALVGMIVTSGRGSQLSEIVNAFVEKAASGAGKKVATVRTAVPLTDDQHARLEQALKTQTGGDVELQVVVDPSVVGGAVTTIGDAVIDGSLRTRLNKMREVL
- the atpB gene encoding F0F1 ATP synthase subunit A; the protein is MFALEFPPIENLVEWPAYFGEGTIFEFNKIALISVLAVVIPTLLFLLSKKELVPSGLQNIVESTVGFVDKQVVQSAIGPDGSKYLPLLLSIFLFVFFGNIFEVIPTFQMPANARMANPVILALVAWATFIAVGVKAQGVGGFLKSSLFPPGVPKALYVLVTPIEFLSTFLLRPFGLAVRLFANMLAGHILLVTFGVLCIALWQKTALIAVLPFSFATLVALTGFEIMVSLIQAFVFSLLTAVYISLSRSAHH
- a CDS encoding ATP synthase subunit I, translated to MSAATATPIIDRLDGPSPAAEVAIDMVKRGLPFVPLGVLVGAGFAGTNGAWSVAFGMGLILVNFLLSAFLLGWAARISFALVASAALGGYVMRLGLIFAAVWLVKDQSWVAMVPLGVTIIVTHLGLLVWELRFISASLAFPGLKPRTSQSRKSGRPVAAGRR
- a CDS encoding F0F1 ATP synthase subunit gamma — protein: MPGGAERILRRRIGSVKNTKKITRAQELIAATRVAQAQRRAAAARPYSEQLTGVIENLAAGGASVDHPLLRQAEKVERVAFVVCAGDRGFAGPYNAQVFRAAEREIQAVRAEGGSYELISVGKKTADYFAFRGFEINTHFEGFTANPSFENARAIARRVRELFDTGSVDQVELIYTEFVSIGTQNAVVRRFLPLESTETIATAGGGDAAALASYAFEPSPEGVLEDLLPRYVEARLFTALLDAAASEHANRQRAMKAATENAEELIIKLSRIMNRARQEAITTEIMEIVSGAESLSADQTDDDDLLLDHLQPLQMFPEHLGRHEHRHPHD
- a CDS encoding AtpZ/AtpI family protein codes for the protein MRPSVDAKQPALTEQLHSSNGSLELVLSAVLFGLIGLWLDNKLGTTPIFLLVFTFLGFAGAAISVYYRYRHDIARLEAQRDAARLDAQQVTAQVAARQADEANA
- the glyA gene encoding serine hydroxymethyltransferase, which encodes MSWPVVNDTAYQQLEAAEIERQNTGLQLIASENFASPAVMAATGSVFTNKYSEGYPGRRYYGGNGVVDQVESLAIERVCELFGADHANVQPHSGANANMAVYQAVLEPGDTVLGLRLDHGGHLTHGSPVNASGLMYDFVGYGLTPSDERLDMEQVRSLAIEHQPKLIVAGATAYSRIIDPEAFRSIADEVGALLMFDAAHIAGLIVAGVHPNPTPFCDIVTFTTHKTLRGPRGGCILSTEALSKQIDKAIFPGQQGGPQEHSIAAKAVAFAEAATDEFKSYGAQIVANAQALASSLGNEGFRIVSGGTDNHLMLVDLRPFDEELTGKEAQAVLDDAGITLNKNSIPDDPRSPFVTSGIRIGTPAVTTQGMTEPQMAEIGSLIARSLRSRTDAAAVAEIRGEVAALCRPFAPYPEAIAG